The Bdellovibrionota bacterium genome has a window encoding:
- a CDS encoding dolichyl-phosphate beta-glucosyltransferase: METELSLVVPMFNEAERLDRCLGKLLDSLVHRHPNTQVILVDDGSTDGTHARAQDLSRKYSALRLELTRLPTNRGKGAAVREGMDRAVGRIRMFADADNATPIEELDRLLPYVQSPRHIVIASRDLEGSVLEIHQPWWREAMGRCFNFIVRRILGFSFRDTQCGFKLFGQEAAELCFSRQKLDHFAFDAELLWIAKKHGFKIVEVPVRWRHIPQSRVKPIRDSLRIFWDTLRIRWLHR, translated from the coding sequence TTGGAAACCGAACTCTCTTTAGTCGTTCCGATGTTTAACGAGGCGGAACGTTTAGATCGCTGCCTCGGGAAATTGCTCGACTCGCTCGTCCATCGACATCCGAATACACAGGTTATTTTGGTGGACGATGGGAGTACGGATGGGACACACGCCCGCGCACAGGATCTTTCTAGGAAATATTCCGCTCTGCGATTGGAGCTGACTCGTTTGCCCACGAATCGGGGAAAGGGAGCGGCGGTGCGGGAGGGAATGGATCGCGCGGTTGGTCGTATACGGATGTTCGCCGACGCGGACAACGCCACGCCGATCGAGGAGCTCGATCGACTATTGCCGTACGTCCAATCTCCCCGCCATATTGTGATCGCGTCCAGGGATCTTGAGGGGAGTGTTCTGGAAATTCACCAGCCCTGGTGGCGGGAAGCGATGGGTCGGTGTTTCAATTTCATCGTTCGAAGGATCCTGGGGTTCTCGTTTCGAGACACGCAATGCGGGTTCAAACTCTTCGGCCAAGAAGCGGCGGAACTCTGTTTTTCACGTCAAAAGCTGGATCATTTTGCGTTCGATGCTGAACTCCTTTGGATCGCGAAAAAGCACGGATTTAAAATTGTCGAAGTGCCGGTCCGGTGGCGCCACATCCCGCAAAGCCGCGTCAAGCCAATTCGCGACAGCCTACGAATATTTTGGGATACGTTACGGATTCGTTGGCTGCACCGTTGA